In a genomic window of Syntrophales bacterium:
- a CDS encoding O-acetylhomoserine aminocarboxypropyltransferase/cysteine synthase — MSNIDRTLHIDTLALHGGQEADPTTGARAVPIYQTTSYQFKDTGHAASLFALKEFGNIYTRLMNPTTDVLEKRLALLEGGVGALAVASGQSAITLALLNIAQAGDEIVSADNLYGGTYNLFRHTFPRLGIKVRFVKSNDLHALEQAINPKTKAVYMESIGNPKLDVADLAAVTTITRRHGIPLVLDNTVSPYLLRPFDHGVDIIVYSATKFIGGHGTSLGGVIVDSGRFDWTNGKFPLIADPDPSYHGLNFVEALKPMGNIAYIIKARVTLLRDLGPALSPFNAFLFLQGLETLHLRMPRHAENALAVARHLESHPRVAWVNYPGLPSSPEHARAARYLPGGAGAIVGFGVRGGKEAGKTFIESLKLVSHLANVGDAKTLAIHPATTTHQQLSPEEQSATGVTPDFIRLSVGLEHIGDILWDLDQALEGARP, encoded by the coding sequence ATGTCGAACATCGACCGTACACTGCATATCGATACATTGGCCCTGCACGGCGGCCAGGAAGCGGATCCCACGACGGGAGCCCGGGCCGTTCCCATCTACCAGACGACTTCCTACCAGTTCAAGGACACCGGACACGCGGCGAGCCTCTTCGCCCTGAAAGAATTCGGCAACATCTACACACGCCTGATGAATCCCACGACGGACGTCCTGGAGAAGCGCCTGGCCCTCCTGGAGGGCGGCGTCGGAGCCCTGGCGGTGGCAAGCGGCCAGTCGGCCATCACCCTGGCGCTCCTCAACATCGCCCAGGCGGGCGACGAGATCGTCTCGGCGGACAATCTCTACGGCGGAACCTACAACCTGTTTCGCCATACCTTCCCCCGCCTCGGGATCAAGGTCCGTTTCGTAAAATCCAACGACCTCCATGCCCTGGAGCAGGCGATCAACCCCAAAACCAAAGCGGTCTACATGGAGTCCATCGGGAATCCGAAGCTGGATGTGGCCGATCTGGCGGCCGTCACCACCATCACCCGCCGGCACGGCATCCCCCTTGTCCTCGACAACACCGTGTCCCCCTATCTCCTCCGGCCCTTCGACCATGGGGTGGACATCATTGTCTACTCGGCCACGAAGTTCATCGGCGGCCACGGGACGTCCCTGGGCGGTGTGATCGTCGACTCCGGGCGCTTCGACTGGACGAACGGCAAGTTCCCCCTGATCGCCGATCCGGACCCGAGCTACCATGGCCTGAATTTCGTGGAGGCCCTGAAGCCCATGGGGAACATCGCCTACATCATCAAGGCGCGGGTCACCCTGCTCCGGGACCTGGGACCGGCCCTGTCTCCCTTCAACGCCTTTCTGTTCCTCCAGGGACTGGAAACGCTGCACCTGCGGATGCCGCGCCACGCCGAAAACGCCCTGGCCGTGGCCCGGCACCTGGAGTCCCATCCGCGGGTGGCCTGGGTGAACTATCCAGGACTCCCGTCGAGCCCGGAGCACGCAAGGGCGGCCCGATACCTGCCCGGGGGCGCCGGCGCCATTGTCGGTTTCGGGGTCCGGGGTGGAAAGGAAGCGGGCAAAACGTTCATCGAGTCGCTGAAACTGGTCTCCCACCTGGCCAACGTGGGCGACGCCAAGACGCTGGCCATCCACCCCGCCACGACGACGCACCAGCAGCTGTCGCCGGAGGAGCAGTCCGCAACAGGAGTGACCCCCGATTTCATCCGCCTGTCCGTCGGCCTGGAGCACATCGGCGACATCCTCTGGGACCTCGACCAGGCATTGGAAGGAGCGCGGCCATGA
- a CDS encoding homoserine O-acetyltransferase, which translates to MSRNGIGIVETHSFTFAEPPEKLVLESGRSLGPVTLAYETYGELNRDRSNAVLLCHALSGDAHAAGFHEGDEDPGWWDAMIGPGKAFDTDEYFIICSNVIGGCKGSTGPSSPDPATGKPYALGFPMITIGDMVNAQRHLVDHLGIERLLSVVGGSMGGMQALQWASAYPERVRSVIPIATALKHSPQQIAFDEVVRQSIMADPDWREGNYYGMGQPRKGLAVARMVGHITFMSDESMEAKFSRKLKNGNYSYTFGDDFEVEGYLRYRGDNFVKRFDANSYLYITRAMDYFDLSGDHFLSGKTRIDTHFLVISFRSDWLYPSSQSLEIVKALKRRGIAATYCELKSTWGHDAFLVEVEEETRLIRNFLGNLNNSSIHPSPAGRNDGKTEARVWNL; encoded by the coding sequence ATGAGCAGAAACGGAATCGGCATTGTGGAAACGCACTCCTTCACCTTTGCGGAACCCCCGGAGAAGCTGGTCCTGGAATCGGGCCGCTCCCTGGGACCGGTCACGCTGGCCTATGAAACGTACGGGGAGTTGAATCGGGATCGCTCCAACGCGGTCCTTCTGTGCCACGCCCTCTCGGGGGACGCCCACGCGGCAGGCTTCCATGAAGGAGACGAGGATCCGGGCTGGTGGGACGCCATGATCGGTCCCGGAAAGGCCTTCGACACGGACGAGTATTTCATCATCTGCTCCAACGTGATCGGCGGCTGCAAGGGCAGCACGGGGCCCTCGTCACCCGATCCGGCCACCGGGAAGCCCTATGCCCTCGGCTTTCCGATGATCACCATCGGCGACATGGTGAACGCCCAGAGGCATCTCGTCGACCACCTCGGGATCGAACGGCTCCTGTCCGTCGTCGGTGGCTCCATGGGCGGGATGCAGGCCCTGCAGTGGGCATCCGCCTATCCGGAGCGGGTGCGCTCGGTGATTCCCATCGCCACGGCACTGAAGCACTCGCCCCAGCAGATTGCCTTCGACGAGGTCGTCCGCCAGTCCATCATGGCCGATCCGGATTGGCGGGAGGGCAATTACTACGGGATGGGGCAACCGAGGAAAGGGCTGGCGGTGGCCCGCATGGTGGGTCACATCACCTTCATGAGCGACGAGTCCATGGAGGCGAAGTTCTCCCGGAAACTGAAAAACGGCAACTACAGCTATACCTTCGGGGATGACTTCGAGGTGGAGGGATACCTCCGTTACCGGGGAGACAATTTCGTGAAGCGCTTTGACGCTAATTCGTATCTCTACATCACCCGGGCCATGGACTACTTCGACCTCTCCGGAGACCACTTTCTGTCTGGAAAGACGAGAATCGATACGCATTTCCTGGTCATCTCCTTCCGTTCCGACTGGCTGTATCCCTCCAGCCAGTCCCTGGAAATCGTGAAGGCATTGAAGCGCAGAGGAATCGCCGCCACGTACTGCGAGCTGAAATCCACCTGGGGCCACGACGCCTTCCTGGTGGAGGTGGAGGAAGAGACGCGGCTCATCCGCAATTTCCTCGGAAACCTGAACAATTCCAGCATCCATCCCTCTCCGGCCGGACGGAACGACGGAAAAACGGAGGCGAGGGTATGGAACCTGTGA
- the metW gene encoding methionine biosynthesis protein MetW — MSERLDHRIICDMVQDGARVLDLGCGDGSLMSLLVRERRASVQGIELDGEAVHRCVEKGLTVFQGDIETGLLDYPDAAFDDVILNQSMQEVRKVDFVIGESLRVGKRVIVGFPNFAHLPSRWTMFFRGKTPVTRSLPHYWYKTPNVRFLSVRDFEDFCRSKGLRVLKAVYLGANGTLTCCPNLFARDAVFAVSR; from the coding sequence ATGAGCGAAAGGCTGGATCACCGGATCATTTGCGACATGGTGCAGGATGGGGCGAGGGTGCTGGATCTCGGGTGCGGGGATGGCTCCCTGATGTCTCTGCTCGTCCGGGAGCGGCGCGCCTCGGTCCAGGGAATCGAGCTGGACGGAGAGGCCGTGCACCGCTGTGTCGAGAAGGGGCTGACGGTCTTCCAGGGGGATATCGAAACCGGCCTTCTGGACTATCCCGACGCCGCTTTCGACGATGTCATCCTGAACCAGAGCATGCAGGAGGTCCGGAAGGTGGATTTCGTGATCGGGGAGTCTTTGCGGGTTGGAAAGCGCGTCATCGTGGGCTTCCCGAACTTCGCACACCTTCCCTCCCGCTGGACGATGTTTTTTCGGGGCAAGACGCCGGTCACCCGGTCTCTTCCCCATTACTGGTACAAAACGCCGAATGTGCGCTTCCTCTCCGTTCGAGATTTCGAGGACTTCTGCAGGAGCAAGGGTCTCAGGGTCCTGAAGGCCGTCTATCTTGGGGCCAACGGGACCCTGACATGTTGTCCCAACCTGTTCGCCCGGGATGCCGTTTTCGCCGTTTCCAGGTAG
- the cysK gene encoding cysteine synthase A, with protein sequence MKRIYEDNSRSIGNTPLVRLNRITKGLNARILAKVEGRNPSYSVKCRIGAAMIWDAEERGLLKPGMEIIEPTSGNTGIALAYVAAAKGYGLTLTMPETMSIERRRVLAAFGANLVLTPGAEGMKGAVNRAEAMAAADPGRWFLPQQFRNPANPAIHEQTTGPEIWEDTSGEIDILVSGVGTGGTITGISRYIKNTMGKRILSVAVEPKESPVISQHLAGQDLKPAPHKIQGIGAGFIPEILDLSLVDRVEQVESMEAVEYARRLAREEGILSGISSGAAAAVAVRLAALKEFDGKTIVTILPDAGERYLSTVLFDGIG encoded by the coding sequence ATGAAACGAATCTATGAAGACAATTCGCGGTCCATCGGCAACACGCCGCTGGTAAGGCTGAATCGGATTACAAAGGGATTGAACGCCCGGATTCTGGCCAAGGTCGAAGGCCGGAACCCATCCTATTCGGTGAAGTGCCGGATCGGCGCGGCGATGATCTGGGATGCCGAAGAAAGAGGCCTGCTGAAGCCCGGCATGGAGATCATCGAGCCGACAAGCGGCAACACGGGCATCGCCCTGGCCTACGTGGCCGCGGCAAAAGGGTACGGCCTCACCCTGACCATGCCCGAGACCATGAGCATCGAGCGGCGGCGGGTCCTGGCGGCGTTCGGGGCGAATCTGGTCCTGACTCCGGGGGCGGAAGGCATGAAGGGTGCCGTGAACCGTGCTGAAGCCATGGCCGCTGCTGATCCCGGCCGCTGGTTCCTCCCCCAGCAGTTCCGGAACCCCGCCAATCCGGCCATTCACGAGCAGACGACAGGACCTGAGATCTGGGAGGATACGTCCGGTGAAATCGACATCCTGGTCTCCGGCGTCGGAACCGGAGGGACGATCACCGGAATCTCACGATACATCAAGAACACGATGGGGAAACGGATCCTTTCCGTGGCGGTGGAGCCGAAGGAGAGCCCCGTTATCAGCCAGCACCTGGCCGGACAGGATTTGAAACCGGCCCCCCACAAGATCCAGGGCATCGGCGCCGGGTTCATCCCGGAGATTCTCGACCTCTCTCTGGTCGACCGGGTCGAGCAGGTGGAAAGCATGGAGGCCGTGGAATATGCCAGGAGGCTGGCCCGGGAGGAAGGCATTCTTTCTGGCATCTCCAGCGGCGCAGCCGCGGCTGTTGCCGTCCGCCTGGCCGCCCTGAAGGAGTTTGACGGGAAGACGATCGTGACGATCCTGCCCGATGCCGGGGAGCGCTACCTTTCCACGGTTCTTTTCGACGGGATCGGCTGA
- the thiE gene encoding thiamine phosphate synthase translates to MIDYSLYLVTDRRWLMGRDLVACIEEAILGGVTVVQLREKDADSRSFFELAGRMKALTDRYGIPLMINDRLDIAQAVGAAGVHLGLDDLPVPTVRKILGPDRIVGASAATVEEALCFEKEGADYLGVGAVFETATKLGNESVSFDDLRNIKRAVNIPVVAIGGIKAENAGAVMETGVDGVAVVSSILAVPDVREAAARLAAAIRRSGR, encoded by the coding sequence ATGATTGACTACAGCCTGTACCTGGTGACGGACCGGCGCTGGCTCATGGGCAGGGACCTGGTGGCCTGTATTGAGGAGGCCATCCTGGGCGGTGTGACGGTCGTCCAGCTTCGCGAGAAGGATGCTGACTCCCGCTCCTTCTTCGAGTTGGCCGGCCGGATGAAGGCGCTTACCGACCGCTATGGAATCCCTTTGATGATCAACGACCGCCTCGACATCGCCCAGGCGGTGGGCGCCGCCGGCGTCCACCTCGGCCTGGACGACCTTCCCGTACCGACGGTGCGGAAGATCCTGGGGCCGGACAGGATCGTCGGGGCCTCGGCGGCCACCGTCGAGGAAGCCCTGTGCTTCGAGAAGGAAGGGGCCGACTACCTCGGGGTGGGCGCCGTGTTCGAGACAGCCACGAAGCTGGGCAATGAATCGGTGAGCTTCGACGATCTTCGGAATATCAAGCGAGCCGTGAATATTCCCGTCGTCGCCATCGGCGGGATCAAGGCGGAAAACGCGGGAGCTGTCATGGAAACCGGTGTGGACGGGGTGGCCGTGGTCTCGTCGATCCTCGCCGTGCCCGATGTCAGGGAGGCGGCCGCCCGTCTGGCCGCTGCGATCCGAAGGTCCGGAAGATGA
- a CDS encoding MFS transporter, with protein sequence MSGTPHRWRVLWAAFITYLLDSYDLIVLAIAMPVLLKVLDMSLPEGGLLGSATMLGAMAGGILFGLIAENWGRRFALILALLWLGLGMGAVYLVSTWEQWMILRLITGIAIGGIWGPCAALIAAHWSPEYRGRAASFVYSSFAIGAVLASLVGRMVLHTDWHVLFLMGTVSIPIALLVYRLVPLDPAQSASPDGERQPGVGVGAIFRDGMARTTFLATLISVVNLAGYWGAAYWIPTFLTRERGLSLTTMAWFSFVMYLGMFLGFQFFGALSDRIGRRKAMIAAFLTVAFAVALYIVVHNPVFLFWWGIVVGFGLCGVGGVLGAYFAELFPERIRAYAGGFCWNMGRIGAVLAPYTIGFIGKNYGLATGLAVTCVVYILGAALLLFLPETLRPGHEMET encoded by the coding sequence ATGAGTGGTACCCCCCATCGCTGGCGGGTCCTGTGGGCCGCCTTCATCACCTATCTCCTGGACAGCTACGACCTGATCGTCCTGGCGATCGCCATGCCCGTCCTGCTCAAGGTCCTGGACATGTCGCTCCCCGAGGGCGGGCTCCTGGGCTCGGCCACCATGCTGGGTGCCATGGCCGGCGGCATCCTCTTCGGCCTGATCGCGGAGAACTGGGGCCGGCGTTTCGCCCTCATCCTTGCCCTTCTCTGGCTGGGCCTGGGGATGGGGGCCGTCTACCTCGTTTCCACCTGGGAGCAGTGGATGATCCTCCGCCTCATCACCGGGATCGCCATCGGCGGGATCTGGGGTCCCTGCGCCGCCCTCATCGCCGCACACTGGTCGCCGGAATACCGGGGCCGCGCCGCGTCGTTCGTCTACAGCAGCTTCGCCATCGGCGCCGTCCTGGCATCCCTGGTTGGGCGGATGGTCCTGCACACGGACTGGCATGTCCTGTTTCTCATGGGTACCGTGTCCATCCCCATTGCGCTCCTTGTTTACCGCCTTGTGCCGCTCGACCCGGCTCAATCGGCATCGCCGGACGGCGAGCGTCAGCCCGGCGTCGGCGTCGGCGCCATCTTCCGGGACGGGATGGCCCGGACCACCTTCCTGGCGACCCTGATCAGCGTGGTCAACCTGGCCGGATACTGGGGGGCGGCGTACTGGATCCCGACCTTTCTGACAAGGGAACGGGGGCTCAGCCTCACGACCATGGCCTGGTTCTCCTTTGTCATGTACCTGGGGATGTTTCTCGGCTTCCAGTTTTTCGGGGCCCTGTCCGACCGGATCGGACGGCGGAAGGCCATGATCGCCGCCTTCCTGACGGTCGCTTTTGCCGTCGCCCTTTACATCGTCGTCCACAATCCCGTTTTCCTCTTCTGGTGGGGAATCGTCGTCGGCTTCGGCCTCTGCGGGGTCGGAGGCGTGCTGGGGGCGTATTTTGCGGAGCTCTTCCCAGAGCGGATCCGCGCTTATGCCGGGGGCTTCTGCTGGAACATGGGGCGCATCGGTGCCGTCCTCGCTCCCTATACCATCGGCTTCATCGGGAAGAACTACGGCCTCGCGACGGGGCTGGCGGTCACCTGCGTCGTCTACATCCTCGGGGCGGCACTGCTCCTCTTCCTCCCCGAAACACTGCGTCCCGGACACGAGATGGAAACATGA
- a CDS encoding MOSC domain-containing protein, which translates to MGKIVSVNVGPAVGDKKTPVGCCKVLADAGLEGDAHAGTGRQVSLLAVESIEKMKGKGLEVAPGDFAENFTTEGIDLVSLPVGTRLRVGGDVLLEITQIGKVCHDRCHIFFTVGDCVMPREGVFAKVISGGIAAEGDRIEEES; encoded by the coding sequence ATGGGAAAAATCGTATCGGTGAATGTAGGGCCCGCCGTGGGCGACAAGAAGACGCCCGTCGGCTGCTGCAAGGTCCTGGCGGACGCGGGCCTGGAGGGGGACGCCCACGCCGGGACGGGGAGGCAGGTCAGTCTTCTTGCGGTGGAGAGCATCGAAAAGATGAAGGGAAAAGGTCTTGAGGTGGCTCCCGGAGATTTCGCCGAGAATTTCACCACGGAAGGGATCGATCTGGTCTCGCTGCCCGTCGGAACCCGCCTGAGGGTCGGCGGGGATGTCCTGCTTGAAATCACCCAGATCGGGAAGGTCTGCCATGATCGCTGCCATATCTTCTTCACCGTCGGCGATTGCGTCATGCCGCGGGAAGGCGTCTTCGCAAAGGTGATTTCCGGTGGCATTGCAGCCGAGGGCGACAGGATCGAGGAGGAATCGTGA
- the fdhD gene encoding formate dehydrogenase accessory sulfurtransferase FdhD has translation MQSSPDERITDRFTICRIIVEDDVIRMQEEEKRVIGEISLKIFINGTEYASLLCLNQYAEELALGFLHSEGVIETIGDVESLAYNERLFAVMINLAPGRSVAKSESLRSVTSGCGKCFTYINPLKSDQYRETRGNVHFSLRDILDLMKRFERSSELYRDVGGVHSVLFHHEAFSFFCEDIGRHNCFDKTAGVLLKAGIMDLTGSGMMFVSGRVSSEIITKVIRIGVPVIVSRSTPTAAAVHLARKYNVTLLGYVRGKSGFVYSGEERLV, from the coding sequence ATGCAATCCTCACCGGATGAGAGAATTACGGATCGGTTTACGATCTGCCGGATCATCGTGGAAGACGATGTCATCCGAATGCAGGAAGAGGAAAAACGGGTGATCGGAGAGATCTCTCTCAAGATCTTCATCAACGGGACGGAATACGCGTCGCTCCTGTGCCTCAATCAGTATGCCGAGGAGCTGGCCCTCGGCTTTCTCCACAGCGAGGGGGTGATCGAGACGATCGGGGATGTCGAATCCCTAGCGTACAATGAACGCCTTTTCGCGGTGATGATCAACCTGGCGCCGGGCCGGTCCGTGGCAAAGAGTGAAAGCCTGCGGAGCGTCACGTCCGGTTGCGGCAAATGCTTCACCTACATCAACCCGCTGAAAAGCGATCAGTACCGGGAGACCAGGGGGAATGTGCATTTCTCTCTGCGAGACATCCTGGACCTGATGAAGCGCTTCGAGCGTTCGTCGGAACTTTATCGGGACGTCGGCGGTGTCCACAGCGTTCTCTTCCACCATGAGGCCTTTTCCTTTTTCTGCGAGGACATCGGCCGCCACAATTGTTTCGACAAGACCGCCGGCGTACTCCTGAAAGCCGGGATAATGGACCTCACCGGAAGCGGAATGATGTTTGTCAGTGGACGGGTGTCCTCGGAGATCATCACCAAGGTCATCCGGATCGGCGTGCCCGTGATCGTCTCCCGTTCGACGCCGACCGCCGCGGCCGTCCATCTTGCCCGGAAATACAATGTGACGCTCCTGGGCTATGTCCGCGGAAAATCCGGCTTCGTCTATTCCGGGGAAGAACGGCTGGTGTGA
- a CDS encoding flavin reductase family protein, with the protein MKKSLGPRTIIYPTPALVVCAYDKEGRPNAMTAAWAGICCSSPPCVAVSLRKATYTHGCIGERRAFTVNIPSEQYVREVDYFGMATGRKVDKFAATGLTAEKSAAVDAPFIREFPFILECRLVHVFELGMHTQFVGEIVDLKAEESVLAADGSLDAEKVKPVLYAPENGHYFGLGKNLGKAFSIGRDIG; encoded by the coding sequence ATGAAAAAATCACTGGGACCCAGGACAATCATCTATCCGACACCGGCGCTTGTTGTCTGCGCGTATGACAAGGAAGGAAGACCGAACGCCATGACTGCAGCCTGGGCGGGCATCTGCTGCTCCTCGCCACCGTGCGTCGCCGTGTCGCTCCGGAAAGCGACCTACACCCATGGATGCATCGGAGAACGGCGAGCCTTTACGGTCAACATCCCATCGGAACAGTACGTCCGGGAAGTGGACTACTTCGGGATGGCAACCGGCAGGAAGGTGGACAAGTTCGCCGCCACGGGCCTCACGGCGGAGAAGAGCGCCGCCGTCGACGCGCCCTTCATCCGGGAGTTCCCCTTCATCCTGGAATGCAGGCTGGTCCACGTCTTTGAACTGGGCATGCACACCCAGTTCGTCGGAGAGATCGTGGACCTCAAGGCGGAGGAGTCCGTCCTTGCCGCCGACGGCTCCCTGGACGCCGAAAAGGTGAAGCCCGTTCTCTACGCCCCGGAAAACGGACACTACTTCGGCCTGGGAAAGAATCTGGGCAAGGCCTTCTCCATCGGTCGCGACATCGGATGA
- a CDS encoding cation transporter has product MSLNPHSEGNRHLLYRRALALALITVFYNIAEGVFSVWFGLEDETLSLFGFGLDSFVEVVSGVGIWHMVRRQQERPDEKPDRFERTALRVTGTAFYILVAGLTATAFWNLFAQHHPETTFWGVVISLVSLSFMWWLIRAKQRVGRELDSPAILAGAECSRACMILSVVLLAASAGYELTGIGGLDALGALGIAWFSLREGREAFAEAKGLSCSCGGDDCSL; this is encoded by the coding sequence ATGAGCCTGAACCCGCATTCCGAAGGAAATCGTCATCTCCTGTACCGCCGAGCCCTGGCCCTGGCCCTGATCACGGTCTTCTACAACATTGCCGAGGGGGTGTTCTCCGTATGGTTCGGCCTGGAGGACGAGACACTCTCCCTATTCGGCTTCGGCCTGGATTCGTTCGTGGAGGTCGTCTCGGGAGTGGGCATCTGGCATATGGTCCGGCGCCAGCAGGAGAGACCCGACGAGAAACCGGACCGCTTCGAGCGAACGGCTCTTCGGGTGACGGGTACGGCCTTCTACATCCTCGTCGCAGGGCTGACCGCTACGGCGTTCTGGAATCTCTTCGCACAGCACCACCCGGAAACGACCTTCTGGGGTGTCGTGATCTCCCTGGTCTCGCTGTCCTTCATGTGGTGGTTGATTCGTGCGAAACAACGGGTAGGGAGGGAGCTCGACTCGCCGGCCATCCTGGCGGGCGCCGAGTGCTCGCGGGCCTGCATGATCCTTTCGGTGGTGCTGCTGGCTGCCAGTGCCGGCTATGAACTGACGGGCATCGGCGGTCTGGACGCGCTTGGCGCCCTCGGGATTGCCTGGTTTTCCCTGCGCGAGGGCCGGGAGGCCTTTGCCGAGGCGAAAGGCCTCTCCTGCTCCTGCGGCGGCGACGATTGTTCCCTTTGA
- a CDS encoding DEAD/DEAH box helicase: MNEDEPIIEPEHALPEMNLEDLPERLKGACARAGWTSLLPVQARAIPYILAKRNVMVQSQTGSGKTAAFVLPILERINPEKKACQALVLVPTRELAVQVTREAETLGGDTGIRTAVVYGGVSYGPQLEAFKAGAQFVIGTPGRILDHLIQGTLSLKELQILVFDEADRMLSMGFYPDMRRIQQFMPKKPVSGYMFSATFSSDVLRLAGQFLQEPEFLSLSRDRVHVTGTDHVCYLVPGMQRERSLVRIIEMENPVSAIVFCNTKATVHFVTVVLKRFGYDADELSSDLSQAAREKVMARVKKRILRFLVATDVAARGIDIQDLSHVIQYEPPEDPELYIHRAGRTGRVGAAGTAISIVAGMEQFKLKSIAKTYNINMEERTLPSEEDVVAVVSQRITAALEADLRGRDRVQIERMQRFISLGRSLAEAEAEIPVIAMLLDDYYQRTLQAPVVSPSDEETFEPAPAMKRDDSSMQRSDRPKRRRPPRERDRDRSRRRRSGPDSGSAGGGGGEAS, translated from the coding sequence ATGAACGAGGACGAACCCATCATCGAGCCGGAGCATGCCCTGCCGGAGATGAATCTGGAGGATCTCCCGGAGCGGCTCAAGGGGGCCTGTGCGAGGGCCGGATGGACGAGCCTCCTGCCGGTCCAGGCCCGGGCGATTCCGTACATTTTGGCAAAGCGGAACGTGATGGTCCAGTCGCAGACCGGGAGCGGCAAGACGGCGGCCTTTGTCCTGCCGATTCTGGAACGGATCAACCCGGAAAAAAAGGCCTGCCAGGCCCTGGTCCTGGTTCCTACCCGCGAGCTGGCCGTCCAGGTCACCCGCGAAGCGGAAACGCTTGGCGGCGACACGGGCATCCGGACCGCCGTCGTCTACGGCGGGGTTTCCTACGGACCCCAACTCGAGGCGTTCAAGGCCGGTGCCCAGTTTGTCATCGGGACTCCGGGCCGCATCCTGGATCACCTCATCCAGGGAACCCTGTCCCTCAAGGAACTGCAGATCCTCGTCTTCGATGAGGCCGACCGCATGCTCTCCATGGGTTTTTACCCGGACATGCGGCGAATCCAGCAGTTCATGCCCAAGAAACCGGTCAGCGGCTACATGTTTTCGGCCACCTTTTCCTCCGACGTCCTGCGCCTCGCAGGACAGTTCCTCCAGGAGCCGGAGTTTCTGAGCCTCAGCCGGGACCGCGTCCATGTCACGGGGACGGACCACGTATGCTACCTCGTCCCGGGGATGCAGCGTGAGCGGTCCCTGGTCCGGATCATCGAGATGGAAAACCCCGTCTCGGCGATCGTTTTCTGCAACACCAAGGCAACGGTCCATTTCGTCACGGTCGTCCTGAAGCGGTTCGGCTACGACGCCGACGAACTCAGCTCCGACCTCTCCCAGGCGGCGCGGGAAAAGGTGATGGCCCGGGTGAAAAAGCGGATCCTGCGGTTTCTCGTGGCGACCGATGTCGCCGCCCGGGGCATCGACATCCAGGATCTCTCCCACGTCATCCAGTACGAGCCGCCGGAGGATCCGGAGCTTTACATCCACCGGGCGGGACGGACGGGACGTGTCGGAGCGGCCGGGACGGCCATCTCCATCGTCGCGGGCATGGAGCAGTTCAAGCTCAAGTCCATCGCCAAGACATACAACATCAACATGGAGGAGCGAACGCTGCCCTCGGAGGAGGACGTGGTGGCGGTCGTGTCGCAACGCATCACCGCGGCCCTGGAAGCGGACCTGCGGGGGAGGGACCGGGTGCAGATCGAGCGGATGCAGCGGTTCATTTCCCTGGGACGGAGCCTCGCCGAGGCGGAAGCGGAAATCCCCGTCATCGCCATGCTGCTGGACGACTACTACCAGCGAACCCTGCAGGCGCCGGTCGTGTCGCCGTCGGATGAAGAGACCTTTGAACCGGCTCCGGCCATGAAGCGGGATGATTCCTCGATGCAGCGAAGCGACCGACCGAAGCGCCGGAGGCCGCCGAGGGAAAGGGACAGGGATCGTTCGCGGCGGCGCCGATCCGGTCCGGACAGTGGTTCGGCAGGAGGAGGCGGGGGCGAGGCCTCCTGA